A stretch of the Amia ocellicauda isolate fAmiCal2 chromosome 10, fAmiCal2.hap1, whole genome shotgun sequence genome encodes the following:
- the magt1 gene encoding dolichyl-diphosphooligosaccharide--protein glycosyltransferase subunit MAGT1, which produces MSLCKVVCITVILLVVYASNSNGQKKKETMLSEKVGQLMDWASKRAVIRMNGEKFRRFVKAPPRNYSVVVMFTALQPQRQCGVCKQADEEYQILANSWRYSNAFTNKIFFATVDFDEGSDVFHMLNMNSAPTFMHFPPKGKPKRADTYELQVRGFAAEQISRWIADRTDINIRVIRPPNYAGPLMLGFLLAVIGGLVYLRRNNLEFLYNTNAWAFAALCFVLIMTSGQMWNHIRGPPYAHKNPNTGQVSYIHGSSQAQFVAETHIVLLFNSAVTLGMVLLHEAATSDMDVGKRKIMCVAGIGLVVFFFSWLLSIFRAKYHGYPYSFLMS; this is translated from the exons ATGTCTTTGTGCAAAGTTGTGTGTATCACTGTAATACTTCTAGTAGTTTACGCATCAAATTCAAATGGACAGAAGAAAAAAGAG ACGATGTTGTCCGAAAAAGTGGGGCAGCTGATGGACTGGGCCAGTAAAAGAGCAGTGATCCGCATGAATGGGGAGAAGTTTCGTCGGTTTGTGAAAGCACCACCAAGAAATTACTCTGTGGTGGTCATGTTTACAGCTCTGCAGCCCCAGAGGCAGTGTGGTGTGTGCAA ACAGGCAGATGAAGAATATCAGATTTTGGCCAATTCCTGGCGTTATTCCAATGCCTTCACCAACAAGATCTTCTTTGCAACAGTTGATTTTGACGAAGGTTCAGATGTGTTTCATATG CTGAACATGAATTCTGCTCCCACCTTCATGCACTTCCCCCCAAAGGGAAAGCCCAAAAGAGCTGACACCTACGAGCTGCAGGTGCGAGGCTTTGCGGCTGAGCAGATTTCCCGATGGATTGCCGACAGGACCGATATCAAC ATTAGGGTGATCAGACCTCCAAACTATGCTGGACCCCTGATGTTAGGCTTTTTGCTGGCTGTAATTGGAGGGCTTGTATATCTCAGAAGGAATAACCTGGAGTTTCTCTACAATACCAATGCCTGGGCATTTGCTGCTTTG tgCTTTGTCCTGATCATGACTTCGGGGCAGATGTGGAACCATATCCGAGGCCCGCCCTACGCCCATAAGAATCCAAACACTGGTCAAGTG AGTTACATCCATGGAAGCAGCCAGGCCCAATTTGTTGCGGAAACTCATATTGTTCTTTTGTTCA ATTCTGCTGTCACCTTGGGAATGGTACTTTTGCATGAAGCTGCAACTTCTGATATGGATGTTGGGAAAAGGAAAA TCATGTGTGTTGCTGGGATTGGCTTGGTAGTGTTTTTCTTTAGCTGGTTATTGTCGATCTTCAGAGCCAAATACCATGGATACCCTTATAG